In a genomic window of Nyctibius grandis isolate bNycGra1 chromosome 4, bNycGra1.pri, whole genome shotgun sequence:
- the LOC137662411 gene encoding SERTA domain-containing protein 2-like has product MLGRGLKRKLSDYEENMAGLSSAFDSSRNLPYPLKRQLVLNMCLTKLQTYKMLVEPNLHRSVLIANTVRQIQEEMRQESNQQPINVCPGITPSSHSYTGMESSGISLQLPSGISQKESNCCDLRSVEDPIENSLLIVSDDDMSSAISSILKDLDFVEDISPPTCVVPTGDDQTKFPENTGLKLEDDRQDLKGAECVFGSFEISNSTSYLKDLAIDDIFEDIDTSMYDSDFCCPPLMPPRPPSLATEEPLKTFSSCNSSSASNIQLCRADLSELDHIMEILVGS; this is encoded by the coding sequence ATGTTGGGGAGAGGTCTAAAACGCAAGCTGAGTGACTATGAGGAGAACATGGCTGGTCTCTCGAGTGCCTTTGATTCCAGTCGAAATCTGCCATATCCGCTTAAGAGGCAGTTGGTGCTTAATATGTGCCTCACCAAGTTACAGACGTACAAAATGCTGGTGGAACCGAACTTGCACCGCTCTGTCCTCATAGCCAACACAGTACGGCAAATTCAAGAGGAAATGAGACAAGAGAGTAACCAGCAGCCAATTAATGTCTGCCCTGGCATTACTCCTAGTTCTCACAGCTACACAGGGATGGAGTCATCTGGGATTTCTCTTCAGTTGCCTTCAGGTATTAGTCAGAAAGAGTCTAACTGTTGCGACTTACGGTCTGTAGAAGACCCAATTGAAAATAGCCTGCTGATAGTTTCAGATGATGATATGTCATCTGCTATTTCATCTATTCTGAAGGATTTAGACTTTGTAGAAGATATAAGCCCGCCTACTTGTGTGGTTCCTACTGGAGATGACCAGACAAAGTTTCCAGAAAATACTGGTCTAAAACTAGAAGATGATAGACAGGATTTGAAGGGAGCTGAATGTGTGTTTGGTTCCTTTGAGATTTCAAATTCAACTAGTTACTTGAAGGATTTGGCAATAGATGACATATTTGAAGATATTGACACTTCAATGTATGATTCAGACTTCTGTTGCCCTCCACTAATGCCGCCCAGACCACCATCTCTTGCTACAGAAGAACCATTGAAAACCTTTTCATCTTGTAATTCGTCTTCAGCAAGCAACATTCAGCTATGTAGAGCAGATCTGAGTGAGTTGGACCACATCATGGAAATTCTGGTTGGATCCTGA